Proteins from one Hyperolius riggenbachi isolate aHypRig1 chromosome 4, aHypRig1.pri, whole genome shotgun sequence genomic window:
- the LXN gene encoding latexin isoform X1, with the protein MEAINPSYYPATRAVSVVASCINSKIGGPYRLYQQERATSASKEVIPGVGNKYHLSFLVKDYLNESPQQPEMECNATVTYHADKKTPPDVTYTLKPEPQNCTASKDQEFYQRMLKAKQPLEEEDIPDTFGNVAPDMEPVWHLGVAATSFVKWKYSTEETLFSMTVIQSVKQLMREDKLELHYHMLIHDMVSEEMIPWLIEMTWSPSEGVKIKNEKRLPKKYEETN; encoded by the exons ATGGAAGCTATTAACCCCTCATATTACCCTGCCACAAGAGCAGTAAGTGTTGTAGCAAGCTGCATAAACTCTAAGATTGGTGGTCCATATCGACTGTATCAGCAGGAACGTGCGACAAGTGCCAGCAAAGAG GTTATTCCAGGGGTGGGGAATAAATATCACCTGTCATTCCTAGTAAAAGATTATCTGAATGAG TCTCCACAGCAACCTGAGATGGAGTGCAATGCCACAGTCACATATCACGCTGACAAGAAAACGCCTCCAGACGTCACCTATACCTTAAAACCAGAGCCGCAGAACTGCACCGCAAGCAAAGACCAAGAGTTTTACCAAAGAATGCTGAAGGCTAAACAGCCGCTTGAGGAAGAAGACATCCCAG ATACATTTGGAAACGTAGCACCAGATATGGAGCCTGTATGGCACCTGGGCGTGGCTGCCACTAGTTTTGTGAAAtggaaatactctacagaagagaCACTCTTCAGTATGACAGTTATTCAAAGTGTTAAGCAGCTG atgAGAGAAGACAAGCTGGAATTGCATTACCATATGCTGATCCATGACATGGTCTCCGAG GAAATGATTCCCTGGCTGATAGAAATGACGTGGAGCCCGTCAGAAggagtgaaaataaaaaatgagaaacGGCTGCCCAAGAAATATGAAGAAACCAACTGA
- the LXN gene encoding latexin isoform X2 — MVIPGVGNKYHLSFLVKDYLNESPQQPEMECNATVTYHADKKTPPDVTYTLKPEPQNCTASKDQEFYQRMLKAKQPLEEEDIPDTFGNVAPDMEPVWHLGVAATSFVKWKYSTEETLFSMTVIQSVKQLMREDKLELHYHMLIHDMVSEEMIPWLIEMTWSPSEGVKIKNEKRLPKKYEETN, encoded by the exons atg GTTATTCCAGGGGTGGGGAATAAATATCACCTGTCATTCCTAGTAAAAGATTATCTGAATGAG TCTCCACAGCAACCTGAGATGGAGTGCAATGCCACAGTCACATATCACGCTGACAAGAAAACGCCTCCAGACGTCACCTATACCTTAAAACCAGAGCCGCAGAACTGCACCGCAAGCAAAGACCAAGAGTTTTACCAAAGAATGCTGAAGGCTAAACAGCCGCTTGAGGAAGAAGACATCCCAG ATACATTTGGAAACGTAGCACCAGATATGGAGCCTGTATGGCACCTGGGCGTGGCTGCCACTAGTTTTGTGAAAtggaaatactctacagaagagaCACTCTTCAGTATGACAGTTATTCAAAGTGTTAAGCAGCTG atgAGAGAAGACAAGCTGGAATTGCATTACCATATGCTGATCCATGACATGGTCTCCGAG GAAATGATTCCCTGGCTGATAGAAATGACGTGGAGCCCGTCAGAAggagtgaaaataaaaaatgagaaacGGCTGCCCAAGAAATATGAAGAAACCAACTGA